Proteins encoded within one genomic window of Bacteroides sedimenti:
- a CDS encoding dipeptide epimerase, with amino-acid sequence MGQDRRQFIKTAALAAIGSGMAMQNAFSGESANSIFSINKLTSSNKMKLTFRPYDLQLKHVFTVATYSRTTTPDVQVEIEYEGITGYGEASMPPYLGESVESVMNFLKKVNLEQFNDPFQLEDILAYVDGIMPGNTAAKASVDIALHDLVGKLLNAPWYKIWGLNKDKAPSTTYTIGIDTADVVRQKTQEVAGQFNILKVKLGRENDKEIINTIRSVSKLPIAVDANQGWKDKYQALDMILWLKEQGIVMVEQPMPKTQLDDIAWVTQQSPLPIFADESLQRLSDVPKIKGAFSGINIKLMKCTGMREAWKMVTLGRSLGMKVMVGCMTETSCAVSAAAQLSPAVDFADLDGNLLISNDLFKGMEVVKGKITLNDLPGIGIKKL; translated from the coding sequence ATGGGTCAGGACAGAAGACAATTTATAAAAACTGCAGCCTTGGCAGCGATTGGCTCCGGCATGGCAATGCAAAATGCATTTTCCGGAGAATCGGCGAATTCAATTTTCTCAATTAACAAACTTACCTCTTCAAACAAAATGAAACTAACTTTCCGTCCGTACGATTTACAACTAAAACATGTCTTTACTGTTGCCACATATTCACGAACTACAACTCCGGATGTTCAGGTGGAAATTGAATACGAGGGGATTACTGGGTATGGTGAAGCCTCTATGCCGCCTTATCTGGGAGAGTCGGTTGAGTCGGTAATGAATTTCCTGAAAAAAGTAAATCTGGAACAGTTTAATGATCCTTTCCAACTGGAGGATATTTTAGCTTATGTAGATGGAATTATGCCTGGGAATACCGCTGCGAAAGCTTCTGTAGATATTGCTCTTCATGATTTAGTGGGTAAACTTCTGAATGCTCCTTGGTACAAAATATGGGGGCTGAATAAAGATAAAGCACCTTCTACTACTTATACAATTGGTATTGACACAGCTGACGTTGTAAGACAAAAAACACAGGAGGTAGCTGGACAGTTCAATATTCTGAAAGTAAAATTAGGAAGAGAGAATGATAAGGAAATAATCAATACTATTCGTTCTGTGAGCAAATTGCCGATAGCTGTCGATGCAAATCAAGGATGGAAAGATAAGTACCAGGCTTTGGATATGATTTTGTGGCTTAAGGAACAGGGGATTGTTATGGTGGAACAACCTATGCCAAAGACCCAACTGGACGACATTGCTTGGGTAACTCAGCAAAGTCCACTTCCTATTTTTGCAGATGAATCACTTCAGCGGTTAAGTGATGTGCCCAAGATTAAAGGAGCATTTTCTGGCATTAATATAAAATTGATGAAATGTACCGGAATGCGAGAAGCCTGGAAGATGGTTACATTAGGAAGATCTTTGGGGATGAAAGTTATGGTGGGATGTATGACTGAAACATCTTGTGCGGTTTCGGCTGCAGCTCAATTGTCTCCAGCCGTTGATTTTGCTGATTTGGATGGAAATCTGCTTATCTCTAACGATCTGTTCAAAGGGATGGAAGTTGTTAAGGGGAAAATTACGCTGAATGACCTTCCTGGAATTGGAATTAAGAAATTATAA
- a CDS encoding C40 family peptidase, whose product MKKRCFLFLALFSLLLLSSNSSALAGKLPKRLKEIVEVVEQRYAPDKRTAVFDLEIKKKRKTITLNGITSVPEAKYELIDQLHKLNKKYKIVDNFRLLPDSMLGDKVYGVVNLSVANIRRKVSFASEMMTQALLGTPVKILQEDEWYRIQTPDDYISWVNSSSVYPMNKAQFNSWNAADKIVVTSHYGFTYEEPDVNSQTVSDLVSGCILKYEGDSGNFYKVSYPDGRIAYLSQNEGMLKTKWQNQFNYNADNIIKTSKTFMGIPYLWGGTSAKGIDCSGFVKITMFLNGIILPRDASQMAKVGEKLVVDSVFSNLKPGDLLFFGRKATSEQSERVIHVGIYIGNRKFIHSQGFVHISSFNPEDKEFDEYNLNRFLGANRILGHLNSPGITTIQTNPFYQLQ is encoded by the coding sequence ATGAAAAAAAGATGTTTTTTATTTCTTGCATTATTTTCTTTGCTATTATTAAGTAGCAATAGCAGTGCTTTAGCCGGAAAGCTTCCTAAGCGCCTCAAAGAAATTGTAGAAGTGGTTGAACAAAGGTATGCACCTGATAAACGAACAGCGGTTTTTGATCTTGAAATAAAAAAGAAAAGGAAAACGATAACATTAAATGGCATAACATCGGTTCCTGAAGCTAAATATGAATTGATAGACCAGCTCCATAAATTAAACAAGAAATATAAGATTGTTGATAATTTCCGTTTATTGCCGGATAGTATGTTAGGTGATAAAGTATATGGGGTTGTGAATTTATCTGTCGCAAATATCCGCAGAAAAGTGAGTTTTGCCAGTGAAATGATGACACAGGCTTTATTGGGTACACCAGTAAAAATTCTTCAAGAAGATGAATGGTACAGGATACAAACTCCTGACGATTACATTTCATGGGTCAATAGTTCAAGCGTTTATCCAATGAATAAGGCTCAATTTAACTCTTGGAATGCTGCAGATAAAATTGTGGTTACTTCACATTATGGATTTACATACGAAGAGCCGGATGTAAACTCTCAAACTGTTTCTGATTTGGTGAGTGGCTGTATTCTTAAATATGAAGGAGATTCCGGTAATTTTTATAAAGTCTCATATCCTGATGGAAGAATAGCTTACTTATCTCAAAATGAAGGGATGTTGAAGACAAAATGGCAGAATCAGTTTAATTATAATGCTGATAATATTATTAAAACCTCGAAAACATTTATGGGTATACCTTATTTGTGGGGAGGAACTTCTGCCAAAGGAATAGATTGCAGCGGATTTGTCAAAATCACAATGTTCTTAAATGGGATTATTTTGCCAAGAGATGCTTCCCAAATGGCCAAGGTAGGAGAAAAACTGGTAGTAGATAGTGTGTTTAGTAATCTGAAGCCGGGAGACCTGTTGTTCTTTGGACGAAAAGCAACTTCTGAGCAAAGTGAGCGTGTAATACATGTAGGAATTTATATCGGGAACCGTAAATTTATTCATTCGCAGGGATTTGTACACATCAGTAGTTTTAATCCGGAAGATAAAGAATTTGATGAATATAATCTTAACCGGTTTTTAGGTGCCAACCGAATACTTGGACATCTAAATTCCCCGGGCATTACTACTATACAAACAAATCCATTCTATCAACTTCAATAA
- a CDS encoding sigma-70 family RNA polymerase sigma factor, with protein MRQLKITKSITNRESASLDKYLQEIGREDLITVEEEVELAQRIRKGDRVALEKLTRANLRFVVSVAKQYQNQGLSLPDLINEGNLGLIKAAEKFDETRGFKFISYAVWWIRQSILQALAEQSRIVRLPLNQVGSLNKISKAFSKFEQENERKPSPEELADELDIPVDKISDTLKVSGRHISVDAPFVEGEDNSLLDVLVNDDSPMADRSLVNESLAKEIDRALSTLTEREKEIIQMFFGIETQEMTLEEIGDKFGLTRERVRQIKEKAIRRLRQNSRSKLLKSYLG; from the coding sequence ATGAGACAATTAAAGATTACCAAAAGTATCACTAACAGGGAGAGCGCTTCTCTTGATAAGTATTTGCAGGAAATCGGCCGTGAGGATCTGATTACTGTAGAAGAGGAAGTAGAACTCGCCCAACGCATTCGTAAGGGAGATCGTGTGGCATTAGAAAAACTGACACGTGCTAATCTCCGTTTCGTTGTATCAGTAGCTAAACAGTACCAGAACCAAGGCTTAAGTTTGCCGGATTTAATCAATGAGGGTAACCTGGGATTGATTAAAGCTGCTGAGAAGTTTGATGAAACGCGTGGATTTAAATTTATCAGTTATGCCGTATGGTGGATCCGTCAATCAATTCTTCAGGCTTTGGCAGAGCAGTCTCGTATTGTTCGCCTACCGCTCAATCAGGTTGGTTCCTTAAATAAAATCAGTAAGGCCTTCTCTAAATTTGAGCAGGAAAATGAACGTAAACCATCACCTGAAGAACTGGCAGATGAACTGGATATCCCGGTCGACAAAATATCGGATACACTGAAAGTGTCGGGAAGACATATTTCCGTGGATGCCCCTTTTGTTGAAGGTGAGGATAATAGCCTGCTGGATGTGTTGGTTAATGATGATTCACCAATGGCGGATCGTTCTCTGGTTAATGAATCTCTTGCGAAGGAAATTGATAGAGCTCTATCTACGTTGACCGAAAGAGAAAAGGAGATAATCCAGATGTTTTTCGGTATTGAAACGCAGGAAATGACGTTAGAAGAAATTGGCGACAAGTTTGGACTCACACGTGAGCGCGTTCGCCAGATTAAAGAAAAAGCGATTAGAAGATTAAGACAGAATTCGCGTAGTAAATTGCTCAAATCTTATTTGGGATAA
- a CDS encoding clostripain-related cysteine peptidase → MKKLLLLFCIAFTLVACHNDEPQIPEAANRTVLVYMIADNTLAGNVEANVDSMMSGYKATKEAANLIVYVDEAGKTPVLFKLEKNSNGSVSKTIIKNYPEQNSVDVTVMQGVLSDVFNNFRADSYGLILWSHGYSWVPSSSTKTISTRWFGQDNATKTQYDSNNFMDITDLNEALSVAPKFDFILFDACLMSGVEVAYELKDRAEYIIAAPTEIIDLGFPYNRIVEPMFGSKDNFKELAIRYFDYYNAMNGLYKSATIAMIKCSEMGNLAMITKNILAAHKSEFSTLPTTSIQLYDRVGASSHFAYDFGQLIGSVATSAEQSALQKQLDATVVYKATTDYFIDLRIDPLHFSGLGAYIPRQEQTAYNIFFKTLSWYQAAGWDQIQWSWE, encoded by the coding sequence ATGAAGAAGCTCCTTCTATTATTTTGCATAGCATTCACCCTTGTTGCTTGTCACAATGACGAACCGCAAATTCCTGAAGCGGCAAACCGGACTGTATTAGTCTATATGATTGCGGACAATACTCTTGCCGGGAATGTGGAAGCCAATGTGGATAGTATGATGTCCGGGTATAAAGCAACAAAAGAGGCCGCCAATTTGATTGTATATGTTGATGAAGCTGGCAAGACACCTGTTTTGTTTAAACTAGAAAAGAATTCAAATGGCTCCGTTTCTAAAACAATAATTAAAAATTACCCGGAGCAAAACTCTGTTGATGTTACTGTTATGCAGGGGGTTCTTTCTGATGTATTCAACAATTTTAGGGCTGATAGCTACGGACTTATTTTATGGTCGCATGGTTACAGCTGGGTGCCATCTTCTTCAACAAAGACTATTTCTACGCGTTGGTTTGGACAAGATAATGCCACCAAAACACAATACGACTCAAATAACTTCATGGATATCACAGATTTAAATGAGGCATTATCTGTGGCTCCGAAGTTTGATTTTATCCTTTTTGATGCCTGTCTGATGAGTGGAGTAGAGGTGGCATATGAATTGAAAGATCGCGCAGAATATATTATTGCTGCTCCAACCGAGATTATTGATCTGGGATTCCCTTATAACCGGATAGTTGAACCAATGTTTGGATCAAAAGATAATTTTAAAGAACTGGCGATACGATACTTTGACTATTACAATGCAATGAACGGTCTTTATAAATCTGCTACCATCGCTATGATAAAGTGTAGTGAGATGGGTAATCTGGCAATGATTACTAAAAATATTCTTGCTGCTCATAAGTCTGAGTTTAGCACACTGCCAACAACCTCGATACAGCTTTACGACAGGGTGGGAGCTTCCTCTCATTTTGCATATGATTTCGGTCAACTGATTGGAAGCGTTGCAACTTCTGCCGAGCAGTCTGCTCTTCAAAAACAACTGGATGCCACCGTTGTCTATAAAGCGACTACCGACTATTTTATTGATTTACGTATTGATCCTCTACATTTCTCGGGATTGGGTGCATATATTCCCCGTCAGGAACAGACTGCATATAATATATTCTTTAAAACTTTATCTTGGTATCAGGCTGCAGGTTGGGATCAGATTCAATGGTCCTGGGAATAA
- a CDS encoding Do family serine endopeptidase, whose product MKQTTKNILGLGFVVAISSGVAGVTTYSLVAPKKGNTSYEEMFQQNPNVRRASFNASEGGPVDLTFAAENSIHAVVHIKSTINAKTTTVEVQDPFADFFGDFFGNGGGRQQRKVQQPPKVGIGSGVIISKDGYIVTNNHVIDDSDVITVTLNDKREFKARLIGADAATDLALIKIEGNDFPTLPVGNSDDLKVGEWVLAVGNPLNLSSTVTAGIVSAKARNLGMGGGGIESFIQTDAAINQGNSGGALVNTRGELIGINSAIYSPTGSYAGYGFAIPTTIMKKVVADLKEYGTVQRALLGIKGGDNSAELSKEKDLGVIDGVYVDEVTEGGSAADAGLKQKDVIVGINGKEIKSMAELQETITRLTPGTKIKVKIIRDKKEKTIDVTLKNSQGTTKVVKNAGMEILGAAFREVPNDLKEQLKLSYGLEVTGLESGKMKEAGITKGFIILKANGQPVKSTSDLENILKAATQSPEQVLFMTGMYPSGKRANFAVDLSSKE is encoded by the coding sequence ATGAAACAGACAACAAAAAACATTTTAGGCCTGGGATTTGTAGTTGCTATCAGTTCGGGAGTAGCCGGAGTTACGACTTACTCATTAGTTGCTCCTAAAAAAGGAAATACCTCATATGAGGAGATGTTTCAACAGAATCCGAATGTGCGTCGCGCCAGCTTTAATGCTTCAGAAGGAGGCCCGGTTGATCTTACATTTGCAGCCGAAAATTCAATTCATGCTGTAGTTCACATAAAATCAACTATAAATGCAAAGACTACTACAGTAGAGGTGCAAGATCCGTTTGCTGATTTCTTTGGTGACTTCTTCGGAAATGGTGGCGGACGTCAGCAGAGAAAAGTTCAACAGCCTCCGAAAGTGGGCATAGGATCCGGGGTTATAATCTCAAAAGATGGTTATATTGTCACTAATAATCATGTGATTGATGATAGTGATGTTATAACGGTTACACTGAATGATAAAAGAGAATTTAAGGCTCGCCTGATTGGAGCTGATGCTGCAACTGACCTTGCTTTGATTAAGATAGAAGGAAATGATTTCCCAACTCTTCCGGTAGGAAATTCAGATGATTTGAAAGTGGGTGAGTGGGTGCTTGCAGTAGGTAATCCGTTAAACCTCTCTTCAACAGTGACAGCTGGTATTGTTAGTGCAAAGGCACGCAATCTTGGTATGGGAGGTGGAGGAATAGAATCCTTCATTCAGACTGATGCAGCAATAAACCAGGGAAACAGTGGCGGCGCTTTGGTAAATACCCGTGGTGAACTTATCGGAATTAACTCGGCAATCTATTCGCCAACAGGATCGTATGCAGGGTATGGATTTGCTATTCCAACAACCATTATGAAAAAAGTAGTAGCCGATCTTAAAGAATATGGAACCGTGCAGCGTGCGTTATTGGGAATCAAGGGAGGTGATAATAGTGCCGAACTTTCAAAGGAAAAAGATCTGGGAGTTATTGATGGCGTTTATGTTGATGAAGTAACAGAGGGAGGATCTGCTGCAGATGCCGGATTGAAACAAAAGGATGTAATTGTGGGAATTAATGGCAAAGAGATCAAATCAATGGCTGAATTGCAGGAAACAATTACCCGATTGACTCCTGGAACTAAGATTAAAGTCAAGATAATTCGTGATAAAAAGGAGAAAACAATTGATGTAACTTTGAAAAACTCACAAGGAACTACCAAGGTGGTTAAAAACGCTGGAATGGAGATTCTTGGTGCAGCATTCAGAGAGGTTCCAAATGATTTGAAAGAGCAGTTGAAACTATCCTATGGATTGGAAGTTACCGGACTTGAAAGTGGAAAAATGAAGGAAGCTGGAATTACAAAAGGATTTATAATCCTGAAAGCAAACGGCCAACCGGTAAAAAGCACTTCCGACCTGGAGAATATATTAAAAGCTGCAACTCAATCTCCCGAACAGGTGTTATTTATGACCGGAATGTATCCATCTGGCAAACGAGCAAATTTTGCAGTGGATTTGTCCTCTAAAGAATAA
- a CDS encoding transglutaminase-like domain-containing protein, protein MGIKYWLGLCGLFVFTGCATRISQKGDFEQEKMSRIRLDFTKTKEQVTDYIRKYIPDVTKEQLLQWENEKSLECITIDGQKMYFYNAAPNLFRINKEAAEIKLAKDGVVLDGKDLVNLTHVPQVVNEVKSSQKNIVHPVRMRVKYTLTVKPGVVPEGEIIRCWLPFPRTDQSRQTDVKLLATSEKKYTIAPAKYKHSTLYMEKKQEKEKPTLFSAEYEYTSSAEWHPLKPEDILPYNKKTAIYREYTSERNSHILFTPRIKALAKQLVGDEQNPLLKVKRIYEWINQIPWASAREYSTLDNIPEYVLENKHGDCGQVSLLFITLARYCGIPARFQSGFMMHPGGKNMHDWAEVYFEGPGWVPVDQSFGIFPSNNDDEKYFFMSGIDSYRMIVNDEYSCDLFPKKRFPRSETVDFQRGEVEWRGGNLYFNKWNWNLEIEYLK, encoded by the coding sequence ATGGGAATAAAATACTGGCTAGGCTTGTGTGGACTATTTGTATTTACCGGTTGTGCAACTCGTATTAGCCAAAAAGGTGATTTTGAACAGGAAAAGATGAGTCGTATCCGGCTTGATTTTACAAAAACCAAAGAGCAGGTAACAGATTATATACGTAAATATATTCCAGATGTAACCAAAGAACAGTTATTGCAATGGGAAAATGAAAAATCATTGGAATGCATAACTATTGATGGTCAGAAAATGTATTTTTATAATGCTGCACCTAATCTTTTTAGAATTAATAAGGAAGCCGCGGAAATAAAGCTTGCAAAAGACGGAGTTGTACTTGATGGAAAAGATTTAGTGAACTTAACTCATGTGCCCCAAGTTGTCAATGAGGTTAAATCGAGCCAAAAAAACATAGTGCACCCTGTCAGAATGAGAGTTAAGTATACTTTAACGGTAAAACCGGGTGTGGTTCCTGAAGGGGAGATTATTCGCTGCTGGCTTCCATTTCCACGTACTGATCAGTCTCGTCAGACAGATGTAAAATTGCTTGCTACCAGTGAAAAGAAGTATACCATCGCTCCTGCAAAATACAAACATTCCACTCTTTATATGGAAAAAAAACAGGAAAAAGAGAAGCCAACTCTCTTTTCTGCTGAATATGAATATACTTCTTCTGCAGAATGGCACCCACTTAAGCCAGAGGATATATTGCCATATAATAAGAAAACTGCTATATACAGAGAATACACCTCTGAAAGGAATAGTCACATCCTTTTTACTCCACGCATTAAAGCATTGGCTAAACAGCTTGTGGGTGATGAACAGAATCCATTACTTAAAGTAAAGCGGATTTATGAATGGATCAACCAAATACCGTGGGCTTCGGCAAGAGAATATTCCACATTGGATAATATACCCGAATATGTGCTGGAAAATAAACATGGTGATTGTGGGCAGGTTAGTTTATTGTTTATTACCTTAGCCAGATACTGCGGTATTCCGGCCCGATTTCAAAGTGGATTTATGATGCATCCTGGAGGTAAAAATATGCACGACTGGGCAGAAGTCTATTTTGAAGGACCGGGATGGGTTCCTGTCGATCAGTCATTCGGAATCTTTCCTTCAAACAATGACGATGAGAAATATTTCTTCATGTCCGGAATCGATTCATATCGGATGATTGTGAATGATGAATATTCTTGTGATCTATTCCCGAAAAAGCGTTTTCCACGTAGTGAAACCGTCGATTTTCAGAGAGGAGAGGTAGAGTGGAGAGGAGGAAATCTGTATTTCAATAAATGGAACTGGAATCTTGAAATTGAATATTTGAAATAA
- a CDS encoding bifunctional fucokinase/fucose-1-phosphate guanylyltransferase, producing MQKLLSLPPNLVNCFHEIEEADHKDWFCTSDPIGAKLGSGGGTTWLLDECHRKDAPEKDFGQWISLEKRILLHAGGQSRRLPGYAPSGKILTPIPVFRWERGQRLGQNLLSLQLPLYEQIMKKAPDSMHTLIASGDVYIRSEKTLQPIPQADVVCYGLWVDPSLATHHGVFVSDRKSPDHLDFMLQKPTLEELGALTKTHMFLMDIGIWVLSDKAVELLAKRSQSADGNGLRYYDLYSDFGMALGANPRIEDDELNALSVVILPLPGGEFYHYGTSKELISSTLAVQNLVRDQREIMQRKVKPHPAMFVQNAEIGIRLTAKNSELWVENSFIGNKWTLTHQHIITGVPENDWEIKLPAGTCVDVVPVGEQNYAARPYGLNDPFKGALTSNDTLFHGTPFMEWASARGLNVDEAFFGRTDDLQAAKLFPLCPTVEDLGKVMRWMISEPELTEGKRIWEEAERLSADELSAKANLKRLYAQRLSFRNKNWPALAANYEKSVFYQLNLADAASEFAKNKLAMPKALPEDAPLMTRIHDQMFRARALQLQNKEYKAEEQKAFALLKEGLIGSLSGKQQEPFLNVYPDQIVWGRSPVRIDLAGGWTDTPPYCLYSGGNVVNIAIELNEQPPLQVYVKPSKEFKVILRSIDLGAMEVVSTYEELADFAKVGSPFSIPKAALTLAGFSSLFGSKSYKTLEEHLKKFGSGIEITLLSAIPAGSGLGTSSILASTVLGAVSDFCGLAWDKNEICQRTLVLEQLLTTGGGWQDQYGGVLHGVKLLQTNKGFDQSPLVRWLPDYIFNNPEYKSCHLLYYTGITRTAKGILSEIVCNMFLNSTEHLTLLNEMKAHALETYDVIQRGNFDEFGRLIGKTWSQNKALDCGTNPPAVEAIIELIKDYALGYKLPGAGGGGYLYIVAKDPKAAMRIRDILTENQPNPNARFVDMTLSNKGLQISRS from the coding sequence ATGCAAAAATTACTTTCACTTCCTCCCAATTTAGTAAACTGTTTCCATGAAATTGAAGAAGCCGATCATAAAGATTGGTTCTGCACGTCCGATCCAATTGGAGCAAAACTTGGTTCAGGTGGAGGAACAACCTGGTTATTGGACGAATGCCACAGGAAAGATGCTCCTGAAAAAGATTTCGGACAGTGGATTTCCCTGGAGAAACGTATATTGTTGCATGCTGGAGGTCAGAGCCGCCGCTTGCCGGGTTATGCACCTTCGGGCAAGATTCTTACACCAATACCTGTTTTCCGGTGGGAGAGAGGACAACGATTGGGGCAGAATCTGTTATCACTTCAGTTGCCTCTTTATGAACAAATCATGAAAAAGGCTCCGGATTCTATGCATACGCTCATTGCCAGTGGAGATGTATATATCCGTTCGGAGAAAACTTTGCAACCTATTCCGCAGGCAGATGTTGTGTGTTACGGATTATGGGTAGACCCTTCGCTGGCAACCCATCACGGCGTGTTTGTTTCGGATAGAAAAAGTCCGGACCATCTTGATTTCATGCTTCAGAAGCCGACACTCGAAGAGCTTGGGGCATTGACTAAAACACACATGTTCTTGATGGACATAGGAATCTGGGTTTTAAGTGACAAAGCTGTCGAGCTATTGGCAAAGCGTTCTCAGTCGGCCGACGGTAATGGGTTAAGATATTACGACCTGTACTCCGACTTTGGAATGGCATTGGGGGCTAATCCTCGCATTGAAGATGATGAACTTAATGCTCTTTCGGTTGTTATACTTCCTCTCCCGGGCGGAGAGTTTTATCATTACGGCACCAGCAAGGAACTTATATCATCGACGTTGGCGGTACAAAATCTAGTAAGAGATCAGCGTGAGATAATGCAGCGTAAAGTGAAACCTCATCCTGCGATGTTTGTTCAGAATGCAGAGATAGGAATTCGGCTTACAGCGAAAAACTCTGAGTTGTGGGTGGAAAATAGCTTCATAGGCAATAAATGGACGCTTACCCACCAACATATCATCACCGGAGTTCCTGAAAATGATTGGGAAATAAAACTTCCTGCCGGTACTTGTGTAGATGTTGTTCCGGTTGGTGAGCAGAATTATGCCGCAAGACCTTACGGATTAAACGACCCTTTCAAGGGAGCTCTGACAAGCAACGACACATTGTTCCACGGAACGCCATTTATGGAATGGGCTTCGGCGAGAGGCTTGAACGTAGACGAAGCTTTTTTTGGAAGAACTGACGATTTGCAGGCTGCAAAGCTGTTTCCGTTATGCCCAACGGTTGAGGATTTGGGTAAAGTGATGCGTTGGATGATTTCCGAGCCTGAGCTGACCGAAGGAAAGAGAATATGGGAAGAGGCCGAGCGTCTCTCGGCTGACGAGCTTTCGGCTAAAGCAAATCTGAAAAGACTTTATGCTCAGAGGTTATCCTTTAGAAATAAAAACTGGCCGGCATTGGCTGCCAATTACGAAAAAAGTGTCTTCTATCAGCTGAACCTGGCGGATGCGGCTTCAGAATTTGCCAAAAATAAGTTAGCAATGCCCAAGGCTCTGCCTGAGGATGCACCGTTGATGACACGTATTCACGACCAGATGTTCAGGGCACGCGCCCTGCAGCTGCAGAATAAAGAATACAAGGCCGAAGAGCAGAAGGCTTTTGCGCTTCTTAAAGAGGGCTTGATAGGCTCGCTCTCCGGCAAACAACAAGAGCCATTTCTGAATGTATATCCAGACCAGATTGTCTGGGGACGAAGCCCGGTTCGTATTGATCTGGCAGGCGGATGGACCGATACACCTCCTTACTGTCTTTACTCAGGAGGAAACGTAGTTAATATTGCTATCGAACTCAATGAACAGCCACCTTTGCAGGTTTACGTAAAGCCCAGCAAGGAGTTTAAAGTTATATTGCGTTCAATCGATTTGGGCGCCATGGAGGTTGTCTCCACTTACGAGGAACTTGCCGATTTTGCTAAAGTAGGTTCACCATTCTCCATCCCGAAAGCTGCATTGACATTGGCTGGCTTCTCCTCATTGTTTGGTTCTAAATCATACAAAACACTAGAAGAGCATCTCAAAAAGTTTGGTTCGGGTATCGAGATCACTTTGTTGTCGGCAATTCCGGCCGGGTCGGGACTTGGGACAAGCTCTATCCTTGCATCGACAGTTCTGGGCGCGGTTTCCGATTTCTGCGGCTTGGCGTGGGATAAGAATGAAATCTGCCAGCGTACACTTGTCTTGGAGCAATTGCTGACTACCGGCGGCGGATGGCAGGATCAGTACGGTGGTGTGTTGCACGGCGTGAAGCTGCTTCAGACCAATAAAGGCTTCGATCAATCGCCTTTGGTTCGATGGTTACCCGATTATATCTTTAATAATCCGGAATATAAATCCTGTCACCTGCTTTATTACACCGGCATTACCCGTACGGCAAAAGGAATTCTCTCAGAAATTGTGTGCAACATGTTCCTCAATTCAACCGAGCATCTCACATTGCTCAATGAGATGAAAGCGCACGCCCTTGAAACATATGATGTCATTCAGCGAGGTAACTTCGACGAGTTTGGCCGATTAATTGGTAAAACGTGGAGTCAGAATAAAGCGCTGGACTGTGGAACTAATCCACCGGCAGTGGAAGCAATCATTGAACTGATTAAAGATTATGCACTAGGGTATAAACTTCCGGGAGCCGGGGGAGGAGGGTATCTGTACATCGTTGCGAAAGACCCTAAAGCCGCCATGCGGATTCGTGATATACTGACAGAAAACCAACCTAATCCGAATGCCCGATTTGTTGATATGACTCTCTCAAACAAAGGATTGCAGATTAGTAGGTCGTAA